From the genome of Cololabis saira isolate AMF1-May2022 chromosome 4, fColSai1.1, whole genome shotgun sequence:
TTTTGTAAGTAATTCTGGGAAGTCTATTtgtacatttttgctgatgatttttctgtctttttattttcctctcagGATATACAGttaatcatcaaaatttcaTTCAAGTCCTTGTGGCATCTGCGAAGCAAAGACAATCCCACAGAGAAAAAGTCCTTTTTCGATGTGATTGAATATTACTATCCAGATTTAGTTGACAAATTAAAAATCTTGGAGGAACCAGACTTTAAAATTCTCATCGTAATGGACAGTTTTGATTGCTACCAGACTTCGCTGGACTGGGAGGTACCTCATCTGCACCCTACACCCTTTCCATTCTCACTTCAAATAAATATCTAGAAGTTAACAATACAGATATGTGTATTGTTTTGGCTGCAGCAACAATTTGAACCCAAAGTAAGGAAAGTAAATCAATGATATCTGGACATTTATACATTTAACTGTCATTCTTTGTTTGTCTGTCCAGAATGCTCCAGAACTAAGTGACTGCAGCAAGCCTGAACATCCTGATGTCCTAATTGTAAATATAATCCGGGGCACTCTGCTTCGCGGTGCCCGCGTCTGGGTCCTGGGGAGACCAGCGGCCGTCTCGCAAATCCCATCTAAATTTGTAGATGTTGTCACAGAAATACAGGGCTTCAGGTCGGTGAGATTGTGTTTTTCATCTTATTATATCCCTGTGTTTATTGTCGATGTTATATCGCTTTACTTTCTCCCTCTTATCTCTAGCAATGAAATGAGGGATGAGTACCTGAGCAAACGCTTTTCCAGTGCAGAATTGGCAGCAGACATTGTGAGACATTATAAGCGTGTACCGATGCTTCACATTCTTTCTCGCCATCCCTTCATTTGCTGGATCGTGGCAAAGCTCTTCTCGCGCGCTTACCGTTACCTTGGCTATGGGACGAACCCTCCCAGACTGACGCCTTTTCTCATCAACACGCTGATTGTTGTGATCAATCGCAGGAAACAGTTCTACTACGATGCAGCAGAATATGATTTGGTAATGATCTCcctatgcttttttttttttaagcagtttGCTAAATGTGTTCTGAGTGTTTATCTCAACTCTCTGTGTAAGAAGTTGACGTTTTCTTTTGCCTCTCAGAAATGGTCCAAAGAAGACAGGCAGCTGGTGACAAACATGGGGAAGATGGCCTTCAAGATGCTGGAGAGGAACACCAGCGTGTTCTTCGAAGAGGATATAAAGGAGGTCGGTCTGCAACTCACGGAGGTGGCAGTGTTTTCAGGTCTTTGCACTGAGCTCAGCAATGAATCCTCAGGCCCCAGAAGGAGATTCTCCTTCATGCACTTCACCTTTCAGGTAAAATTCTTTACATCACAAACTTTTTATTTGAGGTAATTCAGTGATGAACCACGTGCATGAGTAATGATGCATTTCGAATTAAACTTGCAAGTTAATCACTTTCATGCCTTTAAGTGTGAGAGCACCCAATGAACCAAAGTTATGAACAATAAGTCTAAAGATGTACTATGATCATATTTAGAAACATAGGTTTGGAGTCTTTGTATGAAGCAGTTACGGTTAAACAATCAGAGGCGTATCCAAGCAAGTTTTGATGCTGAAGATATCAGAAATGTCAAATCTCATGCACAGCTTTATACTATAGCAAAGGTCAAGTATTAGAAGTTAAAAATACTCAATAACTTACTCAATGTACTGATGTCTTATGAATGCTTGTTTGATTGCTGGCGTGTTTTTCACACGAGTGCAATGACTGAACATTCACATGTATTTTCTCTTCTGTAGGAGTTCATGGCTGCACTCTTCGTGTTTATAATGTTTCACATAGAGTCCAAGAACGTTCTGGACTCTGGATCGTTCGGGTTACGCAAGGTCTTAAAATCCAAAATTATGGGCAAATCCGCTGCGGGACTTGTCGAGTGTGCGCTTGCACGAACACTTAGCTCCCAGGTGTGCCAGTACGACATGTTCCTGCGGTATCTGTGCGGCTTGCTTTCTCCAGCCTGCCATAGCGACCTGTTCAAAGGTTACCTTTACCCACACAACTATCCAAAGGTGGAGGGGCTGGCTGATGTGCAGCGGGTGCTGGAGCAAGCCATCCAGAATGCACCGGGAGACAAGGTGGAAAACTTGAAAGAGTGCCTTCGAGAGATGATCCAGACAGACACCTGATTGGTTAGATGACATCCCAAGGGATGTAATGGATGAGAGGGATACTCTCAGCTCTACTTTAGTTGCCTTCAAAGTTTCTCTCCTAGCGTGGAAATTATTTACGATAAGAATGTGATGCTCCAAACTGATGACACAGATTAATGTTAAGTTACTTAGACAAAGGTAATCCTCGTTTTGATTAGGACATCAGAGACTGTCCGTAACGCTCCAGCTGCACCAGAGTAAATATGATGTTCATCGCTTTGAATCTTActtgatttcatttttcatttcaaccTGTGGCCTTTGTGAAACCATTTGTAGTACACTGAAAATACTAAAACTAAAAGTACTACACGCCTGTTCATTATCATTGTAATATTATGTGATTTCAAAATTGCATCATCTTACAATGAACCTATAAATCGAAATGTAAgatatttgattgtgtgtgtgtgtgtgtaataagggaaaaaaaacattacaagtaCAAACTCCAAAGTACATCCTTAATGCAGGAACAGGTGGTGCTCTTGGACTTGTAGAAGAGTAATGAACTGAGAAGAGAGCTGTTGAAAATAACCATTTGTTGGCGTGTggctttgatttttaattttgttgtacACGTTCAGCAGGAATGAATACAGAGTTTTGGTAAAACATTTTGTAAGAACATGTTTACTTTAGGACTTAATGaattgctttatttgttataccGGATGATAGGGATTTTGTTTTTACGGTCTGATAAAACTGCAGTTTTATGTTGCTGTCTGAGATGAAACTGACTTAAGGTTGAATAAAGGGTTTATTTTCTGAAATGTCTTCTGTTTACATTTATATTGCTTGTTTCCTGTATCCTGGCAGTTTTGACCAATCTGCGCAGACAAGGCCAATCAAAGTTTCAGACAGATGCTGACACTGTTCTGTTTTTGACGGTAATTTCATATTTTCTGGTTTGTGTTAGCTCTGGCTGCTGCTTTCCCAATGAGCCATCTTTAAGAAAACTCTTTATTCAACTGTTTCACTGTCTTTAactgcagaaaagaaaaaaccagACTTTTATAAATAGACTGAGAAATCCTAGATCTCCATCACCTACCTCCAGTAGATGTAAATGTGATCTTTAAATGTACACGTTCAAACTATGTGATGAGTGTAATAACACTGACAGTTGGAACTGATTAACAATTGACTGGTTGACAGAGACAAGTCTGTAATGGGTACCGTTCAGATGCAGACGCGCCTCTATAATATTGCCTCGGTCCACATGTGACTGAGTTCCGTGATGCTCAGAAATCTCATTTGGCGCAGATGGAGTGATGAGGAGTGCCAAAGGGTAGAACAGGTGAGGCATTAAAACATCTCATATGCCTCATATATACTCTCTATATTAAGGTTGGTGATTATATAAGGAAGCAAGCACTTGTCACTGAACTAATATAGAATAAGGTTTAATTCAGTGATAAGTTCTTTTATAAGCTCCCTCACCGGAACAGGATTTGGACTCTGCATAGCAATCTGAGTTCCTGCAAGTCGAGCTAAACAACCGACCCAAGGGGGTGGTGATGCTGATCACCGTAGAGATAACGGCTGACACAGAATGTTAATGTAACTCATTGCGTTAGTCTTGCGGGTGAGCTGCAGTAGATCCTGGTCTAAATCTTCAAAAAGCTTCTCTGCATCTCCCTGTGGCTGACCAATGGTGTGTCCAGAACTGTGGCGTTCAATTTACAGATTTCAGATAGATTGCTGGAAATTATGATTCCTTTTGAAATCATCTGAAGCTGACCTGACAACTCACAACCCTGCAGTTCAGAGCTTAAAGTCTGGTTGATACCGAAGATTACACAAATGCTTGACCCAAGGCAAGTTCAtttttatagcacaattcaacaacagggGGACTCACAGTGCTttacaaaaacattaaaaagcatgatttaaagtttaagcaaaataataataataataataagatgaataaataaaataagataaaataaaacataatttacagGATTTAAAATAATAGACCGAAATAAAAGAATTAGCAAATgtgatgcaagaaataaaggttgcagtgtATTGTGGTGTATTACTGAAatgcaacagtaaataaaaaggttttcaaccttgatttaaaacaagtaagagtttcagcagccctgatgcattctgggagattGTTCCACAGTTGAGGAGCAGAAAAGCTGAATGAGGCCTCACCGTGTTTGGCTCTAATGGTTACAGAACGTAGATGTGACCCTGacaacctgagggttctggttggttcataatggaccacgagatcagagatgtattttggcctGAGACcattcatatatttataaacgaacagcaggattttaaaatgtattctgtgacagacagaAGTGTAAAGATCTAAACATCTCTGTTTGGTGGATTTTTTTAGGGAGACCCGTAAGAACACTGTTGGACAAGTTTTTCTAAGTCCTTCTGAAAAATCAGTCCCTTAATCTTTGatatgttctttaggtgataataGGCTGATGTCACTACTGTCTTAAAGTAGCTGTTAAAATtgaggtctgagtccagaacctCTCCCAGATTTCAGGCTTTGTTTGTAGCTTCACTGCTTGAAGCTGAGTGCtgacttttaatctttcttcctcagccccaaaacattattatttctgttttatcttcatttaactgaagagACCCAAGAGTAAGAACCTGGCTTTTCTTTTTGAGGATCCTTTGCTCTACAATCACTTTAGTACAAGTCCAATGCTTTCCTCCTCTACACAAAGCATTATGTACTGTAGCATCATCAAACTGTGTCATCTAGTGGGGACTCCAGTGTAAACAGTCCATCACTAACATCAGGTCCATTAGATGCTGAAGAAGCCTGTGGCAGAGATGTATTATTGTGCAGTCTATTTTTGTGCCACTGAAAGGATTTGTGTTGAAATTCCTGTTCTAGTTGACCTATCATCCCAGGATGCTGAATTtcaaatatataaattaaaaaataccgtcagtcttttatttttaaagggtgttatttattatttaaacttacataaaaatacaatttttacttgtcatacagtatgtacatttggtaccagaGATCCTGTAAGCTTATCATCTCCAACTGTAACATATAATTTTCATCTGAGCTCAGCTGTGTGTAAGCCAACACCTTACACGTGCCTTACACGTGCCTCACAGTGTTACATTTCGGCTTTCACTTATACATAGGATACAAGGAAGGACGCTATTAAAGATACATGCACTTAAATAAGCATTCCAAATgtataatatgattttataaattGAATTTGAAGTGGATtataaaacataataaataTTTTGGACCAAAATAATGTTTTGTATTCTGTTGCTTAAAATACTTTCCAAGATGTCTGCAAGATGATTTGCCAAATTAAAAACAATCCACGCAGCCTCTGAAGCGTCATTCAGAACTTGTTAATTGTTCCCATGCAAAACTCACACCACAAGCTCTTCATTGGTGTTGACATTATTCATCATTACGGTTAGGTTTTGATGCTTCAGAGAAGCCCAGGCGTAGGTAGTTTAAGTTATCTAGGCCGAAATGTTGGCACAGTGTTGTGACTTTTACATATATCGTCAAATCACTGCACTGTGACATTAGATGGTTTAATAGGCAGCAGACATTTTCTATAACCTTAACCTATACCAATGTTTAAAACGTCTAGATAAATTACAACCAAGCAAGCTAAAACTACATTTTATCTGCATGAATTCTAGTTATTCTTACGTATTTATTCTCTTTATTATTGCTTTCTTAGTTAAGCTATTTTGTGAGAGAATGCAAGCAAAAGATAAAACTACCCACTTTCTGAAAATGAATCTAATGAGTTTATTATCTGTTCATaaattaatgaaaaagaaaaagaaacaaatgagcATATTGTGCACACACAAATAGGTTTTGAGCCATAAATCAAATTGTATAATTACATTTTGACAGATGACATCACTTGTGGTGTAAATATTGATATAGCATTATTCAGCATAATAGATCATAGGGGTTGAGAGTGGAGAATACACTTGCATGAACAAGAAACTAGCTGCTATTTCATGTGTTGCCTTGTTGCAAATGTAAAATTCATGTCAGATCAGGTTGATGCTCTTATTTGATAAAACTCAGGAACACCGTCAACTAAAGCAATTGAGTATGAAAAATTCCCCAGagtatttttaatataaaaagaCGTAGTATTGGATATGCATACTGctgaattgtgttttttttttcacttacagaaatattatttcgcatttaattttgaaatacattttgatgtgtgtgttttccccATCGCCGTCATCACTCCCGTCACTGATTCGTACAGGTGTAGTGGTGTGGAGGAGGTTCAAGAGTTTtaacctttttaactatgagTAAACCGTGTTTGCTTTTGTGCTTAACAGATTGTGAGAGTATTGAGACAAATGTGGCACTTTTAGTTATGAGCCATATCATGACTGGACATTCATAAAAGCAATGGAAAATGTCGCTGTCCGATAAAAGAAGACAAGAACCAGCAGCAAGTCTGCTCATAAAAGGTTGTGGCGTTTGTACCATCCTGTGGATCCTGTAGATTGTATTTTATTATCCTTTATTCATCTAACAAGGGATAATTattctctgcttttaacccatttCTAGTTGGAttaggagcagtgggctgctaTTTTTTTACAGCACCCGGGGAGgtgttagggttaagggccttccTCAGAAATGTTGTTGATAAAAACAGAAGCAACAAAGAGCAGATCACATGAGGAAATGAATGTCTTCCCAAATAAAGCACCGTAAAAGATTGCCTCTAAACAGAAGCAACCTTTTTCTTCAGGGGTGGTGTATGTGAAGATCGGTAAGACCGGCCGGTAAAACAGTTCTGAACATTCATCCATGC
Proteins encoded in this window:
- the nlrc3l gene encoding protein NLRC3, which codes for MDPDTEVNNIVTRSGGGEDEKWERPPSSYGSMKSDTDEDEEKAEEEGEEAHAVLPESPPEAQTRIQMIRSASPETLYTVTTQQTKPAEAMVIDTSSLDLGDAPEVDDDDEEEEFYITNSPEPPEPIEMEDLTQSEDSQPGRRHPEQDLPHLFKSIQSVLTELSDEELKNFRMTFYHGERKMTLPVVMEGDLLDFVDRIIEVLGQERSLIHTMETLKKMDKKEHAQKLKDQCQRALIGFYMKRHIIRKFQVIHEGIVEAGKQTFLNGIYVEPQISTRGYGGLDPSHELRPHPPTPVQVPTPDTFMALNDLFRQKRDDGSPVRMVVTTGIPGVGMSFSVAKFTLDWAEECANRDIQLIIKISFKSLWHLRSKDNPTEKKSFFDVIEYYYPDLVDKLKILEEPDFKILIVMDSFDCYQTSLDWENAPELSDCSKPEHPDVLIVNIIRGTLLRGARVWVLGRPAAVSQIPSKFVDVVTEIQGFSNEMRDEYLSKRFSSAELAADIVRHYKRVPMLHILSRHPFICWIVAKLFSRAYRYLGYGTNPPRLTPFLINTLIVVINRRKQFYYDAAEYDLKWSKEDRQLVTNMGKMAFKMLERNTSVFFEEDIKEVGLQLTEVAVFSGLCTELSNESSGPRRRFSFMHFTFQEFMAALFVFIMFHIESKNVLDSGSFGLRKVLKSKIMGKSAAGLVECALARTLSSQVCQYDMFLRYLCGLLSPACHSDLFKGYLYPHNYPKVEGLADVQRVLEQAIQNAPGDKVENLKECLREMIQTDT